A genomic region of Pseudoxanthomonas suwonensis contains the following coding sequences:
- a CDS encoding SDR family oxidoreductase — protein sequence MNASQKIALVTGATRGIGRETVRQLAEAGVHVLLAGRNRDRAVAAALELQALGLPVEAIALDVTDEAAIAAAVQEVERRHGRLDILVNNAGVLLDEIGKPVSAQSLDTWRRTFDTNLFGLIAVTQAFLPLLHRSPAGRIVNVSSLLGSLTLHSDPSSPIYDFKLPAYNVSKSAVNAWTVQLAWELRDSRIKVNTLHPGYVKTDMNAGEGEIVVADGARTSVSLALTGEDGPQGGFFHFDQVLPW from the coding sequence ATGAATGCATCCCAGAAGATCGCGCTGGTCACCGGCGCCACCCGCGGCATCGGCCGCGAGACCGTGCGCCAGCTGGCCGAGGCCGGCGTCCACGTGCTGCTGGCCGGCCGCAACCGCGACCGGGCCGTCGCAGCCGCGCTGGAACTGCAGGCCCTGGGCCTGCCGGTCGAGGCCATCGCCCTGGACGTCACCGACGAGGCCGCGATCGCGGCGGCCGTGCAGGAGGTCGAGCGTCGCCACGGCCGGCTCGATATCCTGGTCAACAACGCCGGCGTCCTGCTCGACGAGATCGGCAAGCCAGTCTCGGCGCAGTCGCTGGACACCTGGCGCCGGACCTTCGACACCAACCTGTTCGGACTGATCGCGGTCACCCAGGCCTTCCTGCCGCTGCTGCACCGCTCGCCGGCCGGGCGCATCGTCAACGTGTCGAGCCTGCTCGGATCGCTGACCTTGCACAGCGATCCGTCCTCGCCGATCTACGACTTCAAGCTGCCGGCCTACAACGTCTCCAAGAGCGCGGTGAACGCCTGGACCGTGCAGCTGGCCTGGGAACTGCGCGACAGCCGGATCAAGGTCAACACCCTGCATCCGGGCTATGTGAAGACCGACATGAACGCCGGCGAAGGCGAGATCGTCGTTGCCGACGGCGCGCGCACCAGCGTCAGCCTGGCGCTGACTGGCGAGGACGGTCCGCAGGGTGGCTTCTTCCATTTCGACCAGGTGCTGCCATGGTGA
- a CDS encoding efflux RND transporter permease subunit, giving the protein MDFSRFFIDRPIFAAVLSIVIFAAGLISIPLLPIGEYPEVVPPSVVVRTVYPGANPKVIAETVATPLEEAINGVEDMMYLKSVAGSDGVLQLTATFRPGTDADEAAVRVQNRVAQALARLPEDVRRQGVTTQKQSPVFLMVVHLTSSDGRYDSLYLRNYMRLHVKDELARIPGVGDAQLFGGGDYAMRLWLDPDKVAARGLTAGDVLRAVREQNVQVSAGQLGAEPMPNGSDFLLPINAKGRLESVEEFGDIVLKSGADGQVVRLADVARIELAAGDYTLRARLDGKNAAAIGIFQAPGANALEIRDAVVGKMDEIRTTLPPGVEIQSIYDTTIFVRDSIKSVITTLLEATLLVVLVVLLFLQTWRASIIPLLAVPVSIVGTFAVLYLLGYSINTLTLFGLVLAIGIVVDDAIVVVENVERHIEEGATPLQAAHLAMKEVSGPIIAIALVLCAVFVPMAFLSGVTGQFYQQFAVTIAISTVISAINSLTLSPALAAKLLQPHGAPKDRPARIIERLFGWVFRPFNRFFKRSSERYERAVARILGRRGAVFAVYALLLLGAGVMFQAVPAGFIPVQDKLYVIAGVKMPEGASIERTDAVLKKMAAMAMEVQGVTHEVAFPGLNPLQFTNTPNSGVVFFPLAPFGERKASAEAITAELNQRFSAIEEGFTFAFMPPPIQGLGNGSGWSLFVEDRTRLGYGELQAAVQAFQGAAAQTPGLGYPISSYQANVPQLDAEVDRVKAKAQGVPLTELFDTLQTYLGSAYVNDFNMFGRTWQVIAQADGPFRDDVEDIANLRTRNASGEMVPIGSMVDIRQTYGPDPVIRFNGYPAADLLGEADPRVLSSGQAMAKVTELAQQVLPPGMGIDWSDLSYQQATQGRAALVVFPLAVLLAFLVLAALYESWTLPLAVILIVPMTMLSALLGVWLAGGDNNVFVQVGLVVLMGLACKNAILIVEFARELELQGKGIVEAALEACRLRLRPIVMTSVAFIAGTVPLVLSSGAGAEVRSITGITVFAGMLGVTVFGLFLTPVFYVALRKLANRPLVSHAPAAETAPIHA; this is encoded by the coding sequence ATGGACTTCTCCCGTTTCTTCATCGACCGGCCGATCTTCGCCGCGGTGTTGTCGATCGTGATCTTCGCCGCCGGCCTGATCTCGATCCCGCTGCTGCCGATCGGCGAATACCCTGAAGTGGTCCCGCCATCGGTGGTCGTGCGCACGGTGTACCCGGGCGCCAACCCCAAGGTCATCGCCGAGACCGTGGCCACGCCGCTGGAGGAGGCCATCAACGGCGTGGAGGACATGATGTACCTCAAGTCCGTCGCCGGTTCCGACGGCGTGCTGCAGCTGACCGCGACCTTCCGCCCTGGCACCGACGCGGACGAGGCCGCCGTGCGCGTGCAGAACCGGGTGGCCCAGGCGTTGGCACGCCTGCCCGAGGACGTGCGCCGGCAGGGCGTGACCACGCAGAAGCAGTCGCCGGTGTTCCTGATGGTCGTGCACCTGACCTCCAGCGACGGCCGCTACGACTCGCTGTACCTGCGCAACTACATGCGCCTGCACGTCAAGGACGAGCTGGCGCGGATCCCCGGCGTGGGCGACGCGCAGCTGTTCGGTGGCGGCGACTACGCCATGCGCCTGTGGCTGGACCCGGACAAGGTCGCCGCGCGCGGCCTGACCGCCGGCGACGTGCTGCGCGCGGTGCGCGAGCAGAACGTGCAGGTCTCGGCCGGCCAGCTCGGCGCCGAACCGATGCCCAACGGCAGCGACTTCCTGCTGCCGATCAACGCCAAGGGCCGGCTGGAGAGCGTGGAGGAGTTCGGCGACATCGTGCTCAAGAGCGGCGCCGACGGGCAGGTGGTGCGCCTGGCCGACGTGGCCCGGATCGAGCTGGCCGCCGGCGACTACACCCTGCGCGCGCGCCTGGACGGCAAGAACGCCGCCGCCATCGGCATCTTCCAGGCCCCGGGCGCCAACGCGCTGGAGATCCGCGACGCGGTGGTCGGCAAGATGGACGAGATCCGCACGACCCTGCCGCCGGGCGTGGAGATCCAGTCGATCTACGACACCACGATCTTCGTCCGCGACTCGATCAAGTCGGTGATCACCACCCTGCTGGAGGCCACCTTGCTGGTGGTGCTGGTGGTGCTGCTGTTCCTGCAGACCTGGCGCGCCTCGATCATCCCGCTGCTGGCGGTGCCGGTCTCGATCGTCGGCACCTTCGCGGTGCTGTACCTGCTGGGCTATTCGATCAACACCCTGACCCTGTTCGGCCTGGTCCTGGCGATCGGCATCGTGGTCGACGACGCCATCGTGGTGGTGGAGAACGTCGAGCGCCACATCGAGGAGGGCGCCACGCCGCTGCAGGCCGCGCATCTGGCGATGAAGGAGGTCTCCGGCCCGATCATCGCCATCGCCCTGGTGCTGTGCGCGGTGTTCGTGCCGATGGCGTTCCTGTCCGGCGTCACCGGCCAGTTCTACCAGCAGTTCGCGGTGACCATCGCCATTTCCACGGTGATCTCGGCGATCAACTCGCTGACCCTGTCGCCGGCGCTGGCGGCCAAGCTGCTGCAGCCGCATGGCGCGCCGAAGGACCGGCCGGCGCGGATCATCGAGCGCCTGTTCGGTTGGGTGTTCCGGCCGTTCAACCGCTTCTTCAAGCGCAGCTCCGAGCGCTACGAGCGCGCGGTGGCGCGGATCCTCGGCCGCCGCGGCGCGGTGTTCGCGGTCTATGCGCTGCTGCTGCTCGGCGCCGGCGTGATGTTCCAGGCGGTGCCGGCCGGCTTCATCCCGGTGCAGGACAAGCTGTACGTCATCGCCGGGGTGAAGATGCCAGAGGGCGCCTCGATCGAGCGCACCGACGCGGTGCTGAAGAAGATGGCGGCGATGGCCATGGAAGTGCAAGGCGTGACCCACGAGGTCGCGTTCCCCGGCCTTAATCCGCTGCAGTTCACCAACACGCCCAACAGCGGCGTGGTGTTCTTCCCGCTCGCACCCTTCGGCGAGCGCAAGGCCAGCGCCGAGGCGATCACCGCCGAGCTCAACCAGCGCTTCTCCGCGATCGAGGAGGGCTTCACCTTCGCCTTCATGCCGCCGCCGATCCAGGGGCTGGGCAATGGTTCGGGCTGGTCGCTGTTCGTCGAGGACCGCACCCGCCTGGGCTACGGCGAACTGCAGGCCGCGGTGCAGGCGTTCCAGGGCGCGGCGGCGCAGACGCCGGGGCTGGGCTACCCGATCTCCAGCTACCAGGCCAACGTGCCGCAGCTGGACGCCGAGGTCGACCGGGTCAAGGCCAAGGCCCAGGGGGTGCCGCTGACCGAGCTGTTCGACACCCTGCAGACCTACCTGGGCTCGGCCTACGTCAACGACTTCAACATGTTCGGCCGCACCTGGCAGGTGATCGCCCAGGCCGACGGCCCGTTCCGCGACGACGTCGAGGACATCGCCAACCTGCGCACCCGCAATGCCAGCGGCGAGATGGTGCCGATCGGCTCGATGGTCGACATCAGGCAGACCTACGGCCCGGACCCGGTGATCCGCTTCAACGGCTACCCGGCCGCCGACCTGCTCGGCGAGGCCGACCCGCGGGTGCTGTCCTCCGGCCAGGCGATGGCCAAGGTCACCGAACTGGCGCAGCAGGTGCTGCCGCCCGGGATGGGCATCGACTGGAGCGACCTGAGCTACCAGCAGGCCACCCAGGGCAGGGCGGCGCTGGTGGTGTTCCCGCTGGCGGTGCTGCTGGCCTTCCTGGTGCTGGCCGCGCTGTACGAGAGCTGGACGCTGCCGCTGGCGGTGATCCTGATCGTGCCGATGACGATGCTGTCCGCGCTGCTGGGCGTCTGGCTGGCGGGTGGCGACAACAACGTGTTCGTGCAGGTCGGCCTGGTGGTGCTGATGGGCCTGGCGTGCAAGAACGCGATCCTGATCGTCGAATTCGCCCGCGAGCTGGAGCTGCAGGGCAAGGGAATAGTGGAGGCCGCGCTGGAAGCCTGCCGGCTGCGCCTGCGCCCTATCGTGATGACCTCGGTGGCCTTCATCGCCGGCACCGTGCCACTGGTGTTGTCCAGCGGTGCCGGCGCCGAAGTGCGCTCGATCACCGGCATCACCGTGTTCGCCGGGATGCTCGGCGTGACCGTGTTCGGCCTGTTCCTGACCCCGGTGTTCTACGTGGCCCTGCGCAAGCTGGCCAACCGGCCGCTGGTGTCGCATGCGCCGGCGGCGGAGACCGCCCCCATCCACGCCTGA
- a CDS encoding SDR family NAD(P)-dependent oxidoreductase, producing the protein MSGMLAPEVLVLGASGRVGAGIVSALLEAGSPVLAVGRDPRRLEQLAARHADEPALEVLSGSVATERAAEQLAARVARRPRPLRAVVDAIGGSHRSGRLLDRPASSLRRSLDRDLLPRLAAARHLLPLLGGRDELARYVLIGGPQAECGWSGYGHASISVTAVRMLAKVLHEEAQPLGVRLQLLAVDAPVWTSENAAHACAGWPSALAVGRNVVALLAGEGDSGRCVVAYSTPKATPPRRLLACDVANPLRVLAATGDGQAAA; encoded by the coding sequence ATGAGTGGGATGCTCGCCCCCGAAGTGCTGGTCCTCGGGGCCAGCGGCCGGGTCGGTGCGGGCATCGTGTCCGCCCTGCTCGAGGCCGGCAGCCCGGTGCTGGCGGTCGGCCGCGACCCGCGGCGGCTGGAGCAGCTGGCTGCACGGCATGCCGACGAGCCCGCCCTGGAAGTGCTGTCCGGTTCGGTGGCCACCGAGCGTGCGGCCGAGCAGCTGGCTGCGCGGGTCGCCCGGCGGCCGCGCCCGCTGCGCGCCGTGGTCGACGCGATCGGCGGCAGCCACCGCAGCGGGCGCCTGCTGGACCGGCCGGCGTCGTCCCTGCGCCGCAGCCTGGATCGCGACCTGCTGCCGCGCCTGGCCGCTGCCCGCCACCTGCTGCCGCTGCTGGGCGGGCGCGATGAACTGGCGCGCTACGTCCTGATCGGCGGTCCGCAGGCCGAATGCGGCTGGTCCGGCTACGGCCACGCCTCGATCAGCGTGACCGCCGTGCGCATGCTGGCCAAGGTGCTGCACGAAGAGGCGCAGCCGCTCGGGGTGCGCCTGCAGCTGCTGGCCGTCGACGCACCGGTGTGGACGTCGGAGAACGCGGCGCATGCCTGCGCCGGCTGGCCCAGCGCGCTGGCGGTGGGCCGCAACGTCGTGGCGCTGCTGGCTGGCGAGGGCGACTCCGGCCGCTGCGTGGTCGCGTACTCGACGCCGAAAGCGACTCCACCGCGGCGCCTGCTCGCCTGCGACGTGGCCAACCCCTTGCGCGTGCTCGCCGCGACCGGCGATGGCCAGGCCGCTGCCTGA
- a CDS encoding efflux RND transporter periplasmic adaptor subunit, producing MHSRGPLALGVASVLALAVLAGCSGQASEGAPPPPQVGIAAVEVKPVRQWDEYSGRIEAVESVELRPRVSGYIEQVNYREGQEVKKGDVLFTIDARSYRAELARAQAELSRARTRAELGRSEAERARRLSEQQVISAETWEQRRAAAEQARADVAGAQAAVEAARLAVEWTQVRAPIDGRAGRALVTAGNLVGAGDAASVLTTVVSLEKVHVHFDADERSFLRYAEMARTGQRPSERDGQVPVRVALADETGFPHAGTVDFLDNQIDRGTGTIRARALLDNADRRFTPGLYARVRVLGSGEFDAALVDDKAVLTDQDRKYVYVVDPDGKAQRRDVQVGRMAGELRIVEQGLAAGDRVIVSGVQKVFFPGMPVDARPLATDARPGGAAPAVAAH from the coding sequence ATGCACTCACGCGGCCCACTGGCCCTCGGTGTGGCCAGCGTGCTCGCGCTGGCCGTGCTGGCCGGTTGCAGCGGCCAGGCCAGCGAAGGCGCGCCGCCGCCGCCGCAGGTCGGCATCGCCGCGGTCGAGGTCAAGCCGGTACGCCAGTGGGACGAGTACAGCGGCCGCATCGAGGCGGTCGAAAGCGTCGAACTGCGTCCCCGCGTGTCCGGCTACATCGAACAGGTGAACTACCGCGAAGGCCAGGAGGTGAAGAAGGGCGACGTGCTGTTCACCATCGACGCGCGCAGCTACCGCGCCGAGCTGGCGCGGGCGCAGGCCGAGCTCTCGCGGGCGCGGACGCGGGCCGAACTGGGCCGCAGCGAGGCCGAGCGCGCGCGCCGCCTGAGCGAGCAGCAGGTGATCTCGGCCGAGACCTGGGAACAGCGCCGCGCTGCGGCCGAACAGGCGCGGGCCGATGTCGCCGGGGCGCAGGCCGCGGTGGAAGCGGCGCGTCTGGCGGTGGAATGGACCCAGGTGCGCGCGCCGATCGACGGCCGCGCCGGGCGGGCTCTGGTCACCGCCGGCAACCTGGTCGGCGCCGGCGATGCGGCCAGCGTGCTGACCACCGTGGTCTCGCTGGAGAAGGTGCATGTGCATTTCGACGCGGACGAACGCAGTTTCCTGCGCTACGCCGAGATGGCGCGCACCGGGCAACGCCCGAGCGAGCGCGACGGCCAGGTGCCGGTGCGGGTCGCGCTGGCCGACGAAACCGGCTTCCCGCACGCCGGGACGGTGGACTTCCTCGACAACCAGATCGACCGCGGCACCGGCACCATCCGCGCCCGCGCGCTGCTCGACAACGCCGACCGTCGTTTCACCCCCGGCCTCTATGCCCGCGTACGCGTGCTCGGCAGCGGCGAGTTCGATGCCGCGCTGGTGGACGACAAGGCGGTGCTCACCGACCAGGACCGCAAGTACGTCTACGTGGTCGATCCGGACGGCAAGGCGCAGCGCCGAGACGTGCAGGTCGGCCGCATGGCCGGCGAGCTGCGCATCGTGGAGCAAGGCCTGGCCGCCGGCGACCGGGTGATCGTCAGCGGCGTGCAGAAGGTGTTCTTCCCGGGCATGCCGGTCGATGCGCGGCCGCTCGCCACCGACGCCAGGCCGGGGGGCGCCGCGCCCGCCGTCGCCGCCCACTGA